A single window of Helicobacter macacae MIT 99-5501 DNA harbors:
- the secE gene encoding preprotein translocase subunit SecE, whose amino-acid sequence MKKIISYYRMAKEELFKVIFPTKEQIRNALISVVVVVFVIALFLGLVDLILSASVSSIL is encoded by the coding sequence ATGAAAAAAATAATCTCTTATTACAGAATGGCAAAAGAGGAACTCTTTAAGGTAATTTTTCCTACTAAAGAGCAGATTCGCAATGCTCTTATTTCTGTCGTGGTGGTTGTTTTTGTTATTGCATTGTTTTTGGGATTAGTTGATTTGATTTTGTCTGCTTCTGTGTCTAGTATTTTATAG